A region of Moorena producens PAL-8-15-08-1 DNA encodes the following proteins:
- the holA gene encoding DNA polymerase III subunit delta, with protein MGIYLYWGKDDFAMAQALDKLRQSLVDPNWASFNYDKISPDQPDAVIQALNQVMTPPFGMGGRLVWLVDTTLCQQCSDNLLAELERTIPVIPKHSVLLLTTPHRPDPRLKSTKLLQQYAEIREFALIPPWKTQQLVHRVKSYSVEFGVKLTNSAAVLLAESVSNDTRQLFNELEKLRLYALYDNQPLQESTVATLVVANTQNTLQLAEAIRAGDRAKALELLAALINHNEPPLKIVATLITQFRTWLWVKLLVSEGQTDPNAIANTANINNPKRVYFLKQDVEFLSPKQLISTLRVLLELDLNLKTGADPLSTLQTKVIQLCEIFNRSRV; from the coding sequence ATGGGAATTTACCTCTATTGGGGAAAGGATGACTTTGCCATGGCTCAAGCCCTCGACAAGCTGCGTCAATCCCTAGTTGACCCCAACTGGGCTAGTTTTAACTATGACAAAATTTCCCCAGACCAACCAGATGCCGTAATTCAAGCCTTGAATCAAGTAATGACTCCTCCGTTTGGCATGGGTGGACGTCTAGTGTGGTTAGTCGATACAACCCTGTGCCAGCAATGTTCGGACAATTTACTGGCAGAATTAGAGCGTACTATACCAGTCATTCCTAAACACTCCGTTTTGTTACTAACTACCCCCCATCGACCAGATCCACGACTCAAGTCCACGAAACTACTGCAACAGTACGCCGAGATTCGGGAGTTTGCTCTGATTCCCCCCTGGAAAACCCAGCAGCTAGTGCATCGGGTCAAGTCCTACTCCGTTGAATTTGGAGTCAAACTAACCAATAGTGCGGCTGTTCTCTTAGCCGAATCCGTTAGCAATGACACCCGGCAGTTATTCAACGAACTGGAAAAATTACGACTCTACGCGCTGTATGACAACCAACCCTTACAAGAGAGCACCGTTGCCACCCTGGTAGTGGCTAATACTCAAAATACCTTGCAACTGGCAGAGGCGATTCGGGCAGGGGATCGGGCAAAAGCCTTAGAGTTGTTAGCTGCCTTGATCAACCACAATGAACCTCCTTTAAAGATTGTCGCTACCTTAATTACTCAGTTTCGTACCTGGTTGTGGGTGAAGTTGCTGGTGAGTGAGGGCCAGACCGATCCAAATGCGATCGCTAACACCGCCAATATCAATAACCCCAAACGAGTTTACTTCCTCAAACAAGACGTGGAGTTCCTTTCCCCCAAGCAACTCATCTCCACTCTGCGGGTGTTGCTGGAGTTAGACCTCAACCTCAAAACCGGAGCAGACCCCCTTTCCACATTACAAACTAAGGTTATACAACTTTGTGAAATCTTTAACAGATCAAGAGTTTAG
- a CDS encoding DUF4168 domain-containing protein yields MLTANSLKLSLTQLFSQSLLVGGLTAISLLSGFIPELSEDSYTLVITTSAYAQDVTSDISPNDVTQYAEVLLQIEPIRASAYEKITTILGEQPEIFCDDSESISKLPSTAQEIAKDYCQQSEGIVSKYFPEGGNKRFNEITIEMQDNQNLREQIQGELVRLQQAKFDASF; encoded by the coding sequence ATGCTCACTGCTAACTCTCTAAAACTTAGCTTGACCCAACTTTTCTCCCAATCTCTCCTTGTCGGAGGACTTACTGCTATTAGTTTGCTATCTGGATTTATCCCTGAGCTTTCTGAAGACTCTTATACCCTTGTTATTACAACTTCAGCCTATGCTCAAGATGTCACCTCTGACATTAGTCCTAATGACGTCACTCAATATGCTGAAGTTCTATTACAAATAGAGCCTATTCGCGCATCTGCCTATGAAAAAATCACCACAATCCTAGGAGAGCAACCAGAAATTTTCTGCGATGACTCCGAAAGCATCAGTAAGCTCCCCTCGACCGCCCAAGAGATTGCTAAAGATTACTGCCAACAGTCAGAGGGAATTGTCTCTAAGTATTTTCCCGAAGGAGGAAATAAACGCTTCAACGAAATTACTATTGAGATGCAAGATAATCAAAATTTACGGGAACAGATTCAAGGTGAATTAGTGCGTCTTCAACAAGCAAAATTTGACGCTAGCTTTTAG
- a CDS encoding condensation domain-containing protein, giving the protein MLTNQKKDSSDVNQEALTTIPAIDEQLAQKLEEQWKPQALTDGGPLPSDPDAPTTLPQVLERSAEQIVGESIVYLQGDGSEIVQSYAELLEEAKKILAGLRKQGLTPQDKVILQLEKSWDIIPAFWGCILGGFVPTIMEAPITYVESNPIAKKLRQIWEFLDKPFIITNKELPEKIQSFLSGSEQKVSCIETLRHNAPDKSYYPSQPEETAFFNLTSGSTGIPKCVRMTHRNLISRSRGANILNQHQPEDVILNWLPFDHIGSICDWHIRCIELGCKQVYAAKEYILGRPLNWLDLIDKYRVNYSWAPNFAYSLVNDLLEREPNQTWDLSCVQFLLTAGEAVSSQAVEEFMENMAAYGLSKTAIRPAFGMAELGSGITYYQPTPEAPLKFHRVDKDSLKGTIKRVGAEHPNSSIFADLGPVIPGVTIRIVDEEKSILPEDTIGHLQVCGDAVSPGYDKNPEANRESFLENGWFDTGDLGFITNGHLVLTGRAKETIIINGANYYSQEIETVVEEVEGVEVSYTAACAVRDGGGSTEKLAIFFHLTTQKDEEILPLLQTIRKQVISKIGVNPDYLIPVPREVIPKTAIGKIQRLKLSKGFEAGEFTQILKQLGDQNARSSQEKIAPRNKLEHQLASIWQDVLGIPTVGIEDNFFELGGNSIVAMAMVNKLQDELNKILHPVALFDAPTIATLAEYLEENYSELAEETEGKVVSKTSNTLVEKLNTKQIGQMRQYLLHHLCGESVQSDTSGKKNKQAIFILCTGRSGSTLLRVIMAGHPQLFAPPELYLLSFNTLAERKAAFSGRNNFLGEGVIRAIMEIKNCDGEQAQQIMEELEEQNLSTKEFFSLMQEWLPGQIIADKTPPYVFNPEVLQRAEEEFENPLYIHLQRHPLATIRSMKEARLDLLVAMEENQFSVEQKGELMWLISHQNILEFLKNIPSSRQHQLKYEDLVQQPETTVDQLCEFIGIDFHPDMLQPYKEKKQRMTDGVHAVSRMMGDPKFHTYKGINAKVAERWKEEYKVDFLSPETWKVAESLGYDRPSENSLSNSLPLTVEQEYMWWRAHPEGLYNNTWRIWRIEGPLNLKVLQEAIKEIARRHTPLHTTLEKVDGSVVQVVRPEMEPAFEVVDCPNIPENEESQVIRNYLEECSLRQFDLVNGPMLRVNILRLSETSHILMPCINHATTDASSWGLFIHELNALYSAFASGQPSPLPPLAMTFTDYAQWYQQWLQAGTLDKCLNYWRKTLAGAELLELPTDRPLPANPTFRQGSEPLKISADLKSSLENISKKAGVVLYVTLLSAYGVVLGSVANQEDFAIDSIFVNRLRKEAQSLIGPFGNILPLRLDLKGDPTFAELLDRIQQTVRNGYAHNSLPFLQLVDIWKAQGKQFKYPTSVGFNVINATNSEQLELPEMEVSFIGMKKKAVVRNLHLRMLAKDGGYSADFRYITDILDGTTVARIARKYHFLLETVVKEPQKPLSQLRVMLDRVE; this is encoded by the coding sequence ATGTTAACTAATCAAAAAAAAGACTCTTCAGACGTGAATCAGGAAGCTTTAACAACTATTCCGGCTATAGATGAGCAGTTAGCCCAGAAACTAGAAGAGCAATGGAAGCCCCAGGCTCTAACAGATGGGGGGCCATTACCATCTGACCCGGATGCTCCTACTACCCTACCCCAAGTTTTAGAAAGATCAGCAGAGCAAATCGTCGGAGAAAGCATTGTATATCTCCAGGGAGATGGCTCGGAAATAGTCCAATCCTATGCAGAATTATTAGAAGAAGCTAAGAAAATCCTAGCGGGTTTAAGAAAGCAAGGATTAACCCCTCAAGACAAAGTAATTTTACAATTAGAAAAAAGTTGGGACATCATACCGGCTTTCTGGGGATGTATTCTCGGGGGGTTTGTGCCGACAATTATGGAAGCACCTATTACTTACGTAGAATCTAACCCAATCGCTAAGAAGCTGCGTCAGATTTGGGAATTTTTAGACAAACCTTTCATCATTACTAACAAAGAACTGCCAGAAAAAATCCAGTCCTTTTTATCAGGCTCTGAGCAAAAAGTAAGCTGCATTGAAACCTTAAGGCACAACGCCCCAGATAAATCCTATTACCCCAGTCAGCCAGAGGAAACGGCATTTTTTAATCTCACCTCTGGCAGTACGGGAATCCCCAAATGCGTGAGAATGACCCACCGCAATCTCATCTCTCGCTCCAGGGGAGCCAATATTCTCAATCAGCATCAACCAGAAGATGTAATCCTGAATTGGCTGCCTTTTGACCACATCGGCAGCATCTGCGACTGGCATATCCGTTGTATCGAATTGGGCTGCAAACAAGTTTACGCAGCAAAGGAATATATTTTAGGTCGCCCTCTCAACTGGTTGGATTTAATTGATAAATACAGAGTCAACTATAGCTGGGCACCTAACTTTGCCTATTCTCTGGTTAATGACTTGCTGGAACGAGAACCAAATCAAACCTGGGATTTGTCTTGCGTGCAATTCTTACTCACAGCAGGGGAAGCTGTTTCTTCCCAAGCCGTAGAGGAATTTATGGAGAATATGGCAGCCTATGGTTTGAGTAAAACTGCCATTCGCCCCGCTTTTGGGATGGCAGAGTTGGGTTCGGGGATAACCTATTATCAGCCCACACCAGAGGCTCCTTTAAAGTTCCATCGGGTAGATAAAGACTCTTTAAAAGGAACCATTAAACGAGTCGGGGCAGAACATCCCAACAGCAGCATTTTCGCAGATCTAGGGCCAGTTATCCCAGGAGTAACGATTCGGATTGTCGATGAAGAAAAGTCGATTTTGCCCGAAGATACTATAGGTCACTTGCAAGTATGTGGCGATGCAGTTTCTCCAGGTTACGATAAAAATCCTGAAGCGAATCGGGAATCTTTTCTAGAAAATGGTTGGTTTGATACTGGAGATTTAGGTTTCATCACCAACGGACACTTGGTTTTGACCGGTCGAGCCAAAGAGACCATTATTATCAATGGCGCAAATTACTACAGTCAGGAAATTGAAACCGTAGTCGAAGAAGTAGAAGGGGTCGAAGTTTCCTATACCGCAGCTTGTGCGGTTCGAGATGGAGGTGGCTCAACAGAAAAACTAGCGATTTTCTTCCATTTGACGACTCAAAAAGATGAAGAAATACTGCCGCTGTTGCAGACGATTCGAAAGCAGGTGATTTCCAAAATCGGGGTCAATCCAGATTACTTGATTCCCGTTCCTCGGGAGGTGATTCCGAAAACCGCTATCGGAAAAATCCAACGCTTAAAATTGAGTAAGGGTTTTGAAGCCGGAGAATTTACCCAAATTCTGAAACAGTTGGGTGATCAAAATGCTCGATCGAGTCAGGAAAAGATTGCCCCCCGCAACAAATTAGAACATCAACTGGCTTCGATTTGGCAGGATGTGCTGGGAATTCCAACGGTCGGTATTGAAGATAACTTCTTTGAACTGGGGGGGAATTCGATCGTGGCAATGGCCATGGTGAACAAGCTACAAGACGAACTGAACAAAATTCTGCACCCAGTTGCCCTGTTTGACGCGCCAACAATTGCTACATTAGCTGAATATCTTGAAGAAAATTATTCGGAGCTAGCTGAGGAAACAGAAGGTAAAGTTGTCAGTAAGACAAGTAATACATTAGTAGAGAAACTGAACACCAAGCAAATTGGTCAGATGCGGCAATATCTACTGCATCACCTTTGTGGGGAATCTGTTCAATCCGATACGTCTGGTAAGAAAAATAAACAAGCTATTTTCATCCTCTGTACCGGACGCTCTGGTTCTACTTTATTAAGGGTGATTATGGCCGGACACCCACAACTTTTCGCACCACCAGAGTTGTATCTGCTTTCGTTTAATACTCTTGCCGAACGCAAAGCTGCTTTTTCTGGGCGCAATAATTTCCTGGGAGAAGGGGTAATTCGCGCTATCATGGAAATCAAAAACTGTGATGGGGAACAAGCACAGCAGATTATGGAGGAGTTAGAGGAACAAAACTTGAGTACCAAGGAGTTTTTCTCTTTGATGCAGGAGTGGCTGCCAGGTCAAATCATAGCTGATAAGACTCCACCTTATGTGTTTAACCCAGAAGTTCTGCAACGTGCGGAGGAAGAGTTTGAAAATCCCCTTTATATCCACCTCCAGCGCCATCCCCTGGCCACAATTCGTTCAATGAAAGAGGCCAGGTTAGATTTGTTGGTGGCCATGGAAGAAAACCAGTTCTCAGTGGAGCAAAAAGGAGAATTGATGTGGTTGATAAGTCACCAAAATATATTAGAGTTCCTCAAGAATATACCCAGTTCCCGTCAGCATCAGCTTAAATATGAAGACTTAGTGCAGCAACCCGAAACTACTGTTGATCAGTTATGTGAATTTATCGGGATAGATTTCCATCCCGATATGCTCCAACCTTATAAGGAAAAGAAGCAGCGCATGACTGATGGGGTTCACGCTGTATCCAGGATGATGGGAGATCCTAAATTCCACACTTACAAAGGGATTAATGCCAAAGTTGCTGAGCGCTGGAAGGAAGAATATAAGGTAGACTTTTTGAGCCCAGAAACTTGGAAGGTAGCAGAGTCTTTGGGTTACGATCGCCCCTCGGAGAATTCCCTCAGCAATTCCTTACCCCTTACCGTCGAACAAGAATACATGTGGTGGCGTGCACATCCAGAGGGACTTTACAACAACACTTGGCGCATTTGGCGCATTGAAGGCCCATTAAACCTCAAGGTCTTGCAGGAAGCGATTAAAGAAATTGCCCGCCGTCACACTCCCCTCCACACCACTTTGGAAAAAGTAGATGGTTCTGTGGTACAGGTGGTACGCCCAGAAATGGAGCCAGCTTTTGAAGTAGTAGACTGCCCCAATATACCAGAAAACGAAGAGTCCCAGGTAATCCGGAACTATCTCGAAGAATGTTCCCTGCGTCAGTTCGACTTAGTCAACGGTCCGATGCTGCGGGTTAATATCCTGCGTTTGAGCGAAACCTCCCATATTCTCATGCCCTGCATCAACCACGCGACCACTGATGCTTCGTCTTGGGGCTTATTCATCCATGAATTAAACGCTCTCTACTCGGCCTTTGCTTCTGGACAGCCCTCACCCTTGCCACCACTGGCCATGACATTTACCGACTATGCCCAGTGGTATCAGCAATGGCTGCAGGCAGGGACCTTGGACAAGTGCCTCAACTACTGGCGAAAAACCCTGGCGGGAGCGGAACTTTTGGAGTTACCGACCGATCGGCCCCTTCCAGCCAACCCCACATTTCGCCAAGGCTCCGAACCGTTAAAGATTAGTGCCGACTTGAAGAGTAGCTTGGAAAACATCAGTAAGAAAGCCGGGGTAGTTTTATACGTTACTTTATTGTCAGCCTACGGAGTAGTTCTTGGCAGTGTTGCTAACCAAGAAGACTTTGCCATTGATTCCATCTTCGTCAATCGCCTGAGGAAAGAAGCCCAATCCTTAATTGGTCCTTTTGGCAATATCCTACCCCTGCGTTTGGATTTAAAAGGCGATCCTACTTTTGCCGAATTACTTGATCGCATACAGCAAACTGTCCGTAATGGTTACGCCCATAATAGTTTGCCTTTTCTTCAACTCGTGGATATCTGGAAAGCCCAAGGCAAGCAATTCAAATATCCTACCTCCGTAGGTTTCAATGTGATTAATGCAACCAACTCCGAACAACTGGAACTACCTGAAATGGAAGTCTCATTTATCGGGATGAAAAAGAAAGCTGTAGTCAGAAACCTACATTTGCGGATGTTGGCTAAAGACGGAGGTTATAGCGCTGACTTCAGGTACATTACCGATATCTTGGACGGCACGACAGTTGCTCGCATCGCCAGAAAATACCACTTTCTTCTGGAAACTGTAGTAAAGGAGCCCCAAAAGCCCCTTTCTCAATTACGAGTAATGCTTGATCGAGTGGAGTAA
- a CDS encoding DUF4168 domain-containing protein has product MTKLIYPLGWLAGMIVVLVGCSSSPDPDTTAAIPTVASDAVKSQELKNYAKAVLAIDQYRQGVYEDIQELTKDKDKIVPEINCTQVKTIAALRRNIRDLAVNYCKRSKTIAESHELTISRFNSITVSAQSDQKLQRRIHNELVRLQQN; this is encoded by the coding sequence ATGACCAAATTGATCTATCCCTTGGGATGGCTTGCCGGAATGATAGTGGTTTTGGTTGGATGTTCTTCCAGTCCAGACCCTGACACCACCGCAGCTATCCCCACAGTAGCCTCAGATGCAGTCAAGAGTCAGGAATTGAAGAATTACGCCAAAGCTGTTCTGGCGATCGATCAATATCGTCAAGGTGTCTACGAGGATATTCAGGAATTAACCAAAGACAAGGACAAGATAGTTCCTGAGATTAACTGCACCCAAGTAAAAACCATAGCAGCTCTACGTCGAAATATCCGAGATCTGGCTGTAAACTACTGTAAGCGCTCGAAAACCATTGCTGAAAGTCATGAGTTGACCATATCTCGATTTAATTCAATTACCGTTAGCGCCCAATCCGATCAGAAGTTACAACGGCGAATCCACAATGAACTAGTTCGCTTACAACAAAATTGA
- a CDS encoding flippase yields MTQTVSSTTDENLNLGILAKEAGIALIIKFAGILLTYVVQVFLARWMGTTEYGIYEYVIAWSILLAIPAGLGLPHTVLRFVSEYQVKEEWGLLRGIVRSSWLITILASLLLSLLAAGVILLLNYYHPFAYATPLLIGIGLIPLQALVNLQLETSRAAKDVTLAYAPSQIIWPVLVVCGAFLFIQTSHDLTGISTIAIAEIAFLAALLFQFGLLLFKLNEEFEPSKPVYAIREWLGVAFILLLQQSFLKILGKIDTIMVGSILGAKEAGMYGAAVNTAQWVSVVLSIINIVAASSFAALYAKNNIEGLQKVVSAVALWIFWPSMAISLLLTVFSQPILGIFGSEFIAASLQLKILVLGNLVSALCGSVGYLMVMTGHQNKSLPVFIYATILNIVLNAIAIPLIGGVGAAIATAFSKALWNIWLSFLVVKYVGVSPLVFRGLFQRGSKSEGI; encoded by the coding sequence ATGACTCAAACCGTATCTTCCACTACCGACGAAAATCTTAACTTAGGTATTCTGGCTAAAGAAGCTGGAATAGCTCTGATCATAAAATTTGCAGGTATTCTTCTGACTTATGTAGTGCAGGTATTCCTGGCGCGATGGATGGGTACCACTGAGTATGGCATTTATGAATATGTGATTGCTTGGTCTATCCTCTTAGCAATTCCCGCAGGATTGGGTTTACCCCATACCGTTTTGCGCTTTGTCTCCGAGTACCAGGTCAAAGAAGAATGGGGACTGTTGCGAGGTATCGTGCGCAGTAGCTGGTTGATTACTATTCTCGCTAGTCTTTTGCTTAGCTTGCTAGCTGCTGGTGTAATTTTACTGCTGAATTATTACCACCCCTTTGCTTATGCCACTCCTTTATTAATAGGTATCGGTCTGATACCACTACAAGCCCTGGTAAATTTGCAATTGGAAACTTCCAGAGCTGCCAAGGATGTTACTTTAGCCTACGCGCCATCACAAATAATTTGGCCGGTTTTGGTAGTCTGTGGCGCATTTCTGTTCATACAGACAAGTCATGACCTCACCGGAATTTCTACGATCGCGATCGCTGAAATCGCCTTCCTAGCTGCCCTGTTATTCCAGTTTGGATTGTTATTGTTTAAGTTAAATGAAGAATTTGAACCCAGCAAGCCGGTCTATGCCATTCGAGAGTGGTTGGGTGTCGCTTTTATTTTGTTATTACAGCAGAGTTTTTTGAAAATTCTTGGTAAAATCGACACGATTATGGTTGGCTCAATATTGGGAGCAAAGGAAGCAGGGATGTACGGTGCGGCCGTGAATACGGCTCAATGGGTTAGTGTTGTGCTGAGCATTATCAATATAGTCGCCGCTTCCAGTTTCGCAGCCCTTTACGCTAAAAACAATATCGAGGGTCTGCAAAAGGTGGTTTCTGCAGTTGCCCTGTGGATTTTCTGGCCTTCTATGGCTATTTCCTTATTGCTCACGGTCTTCAGTCAACCCATTTTAGGAATATTTGGCTCAGAATTTATCGCAGCGAGTTTGCAACTCAAAATTTTGGTTTTAGGCAATTTAGTAAGTGCTTTATGTGGTTCTGTCGGCTATTTGATGGTGATGACGGGTCATCAAAATAAATCTTTACCCGTTTTTATTTATGCGACTATTCTCAATATCGTGTTAAATGCGATCGCTATTCCCCTCATCGGTGGAGTAGGGGCAGCTATAGCTACAGCTTTCTCTAAAGCGCTGTGGAATATTTGGCTCAGTTTTTTAGTGGTGAAATATGTAGGAGTAAGTCCCCTAGTTTTCAGGGGACTTTTTCAACGGGGTTCAAAATCGGAGGGAATCTAG
- the cbiE gene encoding precorrin-6y C5,15-methyltransferase (decarboxylating) subunit CbiE has translation MTSIHVVGIGLDGAPSLTDQVKQLVERATLLVGSQRHLGYFPNHPGSQVVLGNFTDAIELIRNQLDSTDDDTLIVVLVSGDPLFFGLGRLLLSQLPPSCLRFHPHVSAIQLAFSRIKVPWQDAKVISAHGRSMEQLIPALKQGVEKIAVLTDGTNTPEAIAKLLLALDLPSCYQFWVCENLGGMDERVQCLDVEAVLNQTFAPLNVVVLLRQGESVDQSLDPDSLPILGLPDQTFTSFSDRPGLMTKREIRLLLLGELALKPGQTVWDIGAGTGSVSIEIARLSNTSQVYAIEKTAMGSTLIEQNCQRLGVTNVTSIHGSAPDILKDLPTPNRIFIGGSGGNLHSILDYCDTRLDLDGILVLALATVERSNTAYSWFESKRFPPSERGIRANSFPPSARGVRGDHWNYQWLQVQLSKSVPVGKLTRFNPLNPITIVTAWKC, from the coding sequence ATGACCTCGATCCATGTAGTGGGGATTGGTTTAGACGGAGCACCTAGCTTAACTGATCAAGTCAAGCAGCTCGTAGAACGAGCGACGCTATTGGTTGGAAGTCAGCGCCATTTAGGTTATTTTCCCAACCACCCAGGGTCACAAGTGGTATTGGGGAATTTTACTGACGCTATTGAATTAATTCGTAACCAGCTCGATAGTACTGATGACGATACCCTAATCGTAGTGTTGGTCAGTGGTGATCCATTGTTTTTTGGCTTAGGACGATTGCTCCTAAGCCAACTTCCCCCCTCATGCCTGAGGTTTCATCCCCATGTCAGTGCAATTCAGTTGGCCTTCAGTCGGATTAAGGTGCCTTGGCAAGATGCTAAGGTAATCAGTGCTCATGGCCGTTCTATGGAACAACTAATCCCAGCCTTGAAGCAGGGGGTGGAGAAGATTGCAGTGCTCACGGATGGCACCAATACACCTGAAGCGATCGCTAAATTATTGCTAGCGCTAGATTTACCCAGTTGCTACCAGTTCTGGGTATGTGAAAATTTGGGAGGTATGGATGAACGGGTGCAATGTCTTGATGTAGAAGCAGTATTGAACCAGACCTTTGCGCCCCTGAATGTGGTGGTATTACTACGTCAGGGTGAGTCCGTTGACCAATCCCTAGATCCAGACTCCTTACCGATACTGGGATTACCAGATCAGACATTTACTAGTTTTAGCGATCGCCCTGGTTTAATGACCAAGCGAGAAATCAGGCTGCTGTTACTAGGAGAGTTAGCACTCAAACCAGGGCAAACAGTTTGGGATATTGGTGCAGGAACAGGTTCAGTTTCCATTGAAATTGCTCGTTTATCGAACACCTCTCAGGTGTATGCTATTGAAAAAACAGCAATGGGGAGTACTTTGATTGAGCAAAATTGTCAACGTTTGGGCGTTACTAACGTTACCTCAATTCATGGTTCAGCACCGGATATTTTGAAAGATTTACCAACACCAAATCGAATTTTTATTGGCGGTAGTGGGGGTAATTTACACTCAATTTTGGATTATTGTGATACTCGCTTAGACCTCGATGGTATTTTAGTGTTAGCGTTAGCAACAGTTGAGCGTAGTAATACAGCTTATAGTTGGTTTGAATCTAAACGTTTCCCCCCCTCCGAGCGCGGGATTAGAGCAAATTCCTTCCCCCCTTCCGCGCGGGGGGTTAGGGGGGATCACTGGAATTATCAATGGTTACAGGTGCAGTTATCAAAGTCGGTACCTGTGGGCAAACTAACTCGGTTTAATCCTCTTAATCCGATCACTATTGTGACGGCTTGGAAGTGCTGA
- a CDS encoding cobalt-precorrin-8X methylmutase: MKALSMHPIMEQSFAIIDQHIGEHQFNRAEYAIVRRVIHSTADFEFAQLLRFSENAIASGISALRQGIPIVTDVGMVKQGIASMVAKTFGNPLIAAVDQAPVALPGKTRTETGLLRCFEQFPGAIFVIGNAPTALLALCEQLPHSQVKPALVIGATVGFVSVLESKAALAKISIPQIRVEGAKGGSPVAAAILNGLMVLAWESQES; the protein is encoded by the coding sequence ATGAAAGCATTGTCAATGCATCCGATTATGGAGCAAAGTTTTGCAATTATTGACCAACATATTGGGGAGCATCAGTTTAATCGAGCTGAGTATGCTATTGTGCGCAGGGTAATCCATAGTACAGCTGATTTTGAATTTGCCCAGCTGCTTCGGTTTAGTGAAAATGCGATCGCATCTGGTATTTCTGCACTGCGGCAGGGAATACCAATTGTTACAGATGTAGGAATGGTCAAACAGGGGATAGCTAGTATGGTGGCAAAAACCTTTGGTAATCCCCTGATTGCAGCAGTAGACCAGGCACCAGTAGCTCTGCCAGGAAAGACGCGCACGGAAACTGGTTTACTCCGATGTTTTGAGCAGTTTCCGGGGGCTATTTTTGTAATTGGTAATGCCCCTACGGCATTGTTGGCTTTATGTGAGCAGTTGCCCCACTCTCAGGTCAAACCAGCTTTGGTCATTGGCGCAACGGTTGGGTTTGTGTCAGTGCTGGAGTCGAAAGCTGCTTTGGCCAAGATATCCATCCCTCAGATTCGGGTTGAGGGAGCTAAAGGAGGGTCTCCAGTGGCTGCAGCTATTTTGAATGGATTGATGGTATTGGCTTGGGAGAGTCAGGAATCCTAA
- a CDS encoding DUF1868 domain-containing protein produces the protein MDDTYQSYLNRVTRLTLTATYQSQLLNIQESPKFKRLPNGSRDPAPFPGYTVITPPWEEETNNSAFYNNMQQLQKELLMQLDPGLMVPIPPDSFHLTLADLIWENAYRDATAENPQFETQLLKSIQTSFDKSVSISQETSLANGGNPISWQLLGLMVMPRAIGVCLAPQDEQAYNRISQLRRCIYQNSDLMALGIEQQYHFTAHITLGYFGDIPQELDSDRISNILSELSGQALEAEGSVLSIREAQLRKFDDMMRFLREPEWPVLEF, from the coding sequence TTGGACGATACATATCAAAGTTATCTAAATCGGGTCACACGGCTGACCCTAACCGCAACTTATCAATCGCAGTTACTCAATATCCAAGAGTCACCCAAGTTTAAACGTCTCCCTAATGGCAGCAGAGACCCTGCCCCTTTTCCTGGTTACACTGTAATCACACCACCGTGGGAGGAAGAGACGAATAATTCAGCATTCTATAATAACATGCAGCAGCTCCAAAAAGAGCTTCTTATGCAACTAGACCCGGGTTTAATGGTACCGATACCCCCGGATAGTTTTCATTTAACCTTGGCTGACTTGATTTGGGAAAATGCCTACCGAGATGCCACGGCTGAAAATCCACAGTTTGAAACTCAACTGCTTAAGTCGATACAGACAAGTTTTGACAAGTCTGTCAGTATCAGCCAGGAAACCTCTTTAGCAAATGGTGGTAATCCTATTAGCTGGCAGCTATTGGGCTTAATGGTGATGCCCAGGGCGATTGGTGTATGTCTAGCACCCCAGGATGAACAGGCATACAATCGCATTTCCCAGCTGCGCCGGTGTATTTATCAAAATTCTGATTTAATGGCTCTAGGTATTGAACAGCAATACCATTTTACGGCTCACATCACTCTAGGATATTTCGGAGATATTCCCCAGGAGTTGGATAGCGATCGCATTAGCAATATCCTATCCGAGTTAAGTGGCCAAGCCTTAGAAGCGGAAGGGAGTGTACTATCGATTAGGGAGGCTCAATTAAGGAAGTTTGACGATATGATGCGCTTCTTGCGGGAACCGGAATGGCCAGTTTTGGAGTTTTGA